One window of Saccharopolyspora phatthalungensis genomic DNA carries:
- the qcrC gene encoding cytochrome bc1 complex diheme cytochrome c subunit translates to MTTNKKRNRAGSKLKRRISGVLALGIALVGAGGLYTVVTPEPQTAQAAADPALVRQGEQLYNNACISCHGANLQGVQDRGPSLVGVGEAAVHFQVSTGRMPMVRQEAQATRKPPKFNPEEIDALAAYVQTYGGGPEAPQKTGAALQGSNTARGGELFRLNCASCHNFTGRGIAMSSGKFAPNLHEATEQEIYEAMLTGPQNMPKFSDRQLTPAEKEDIIGYIKSVSNGNNNPGGNDLGGYGPGPEGVIAWVVGIGALIGLTLWIGARA, encoded by the coding sequence ATGACCACCAACAAGAAACGGAACCGCGCGGGCTCGAAGCTTAAGCGGCGGATCTCCGGTGTACTGGCGTTGGGCATCGCGCTGGTGGGTGCCGGTGGGCTGTACACCGTCGTGACTCCCGAGCCGCAGACCGCGCAAGCCGCTGCGGACCCGGCTCTGGTGAGGCAGGGCGAGCAGCTCTACAACAACGCCTGCATCTCCTGCCACGGCGCGAACCTGCAGGGCGTCCAGGACCGCGGCCCGAGCCTGGTCGGAGTCGGCGAGGCGGCCGTGCACTTCCAGGTCTCCACCGGCCGGATGCCGATGGTCCGCCAGGAAGCGCAGGCGACGCGCAAGCCGCCGAAGTTCAACCCCGAAGAGATCGACGCGCTGGCCGCCTACGTGCAGACCTACGGCGGCGGCCCGGAGGCACCGCAAAAGACCGGCGCGGCGCTGCAGGGCAGCAACACCGCCCGCGGTGGCGAGCTCTTCCGGCTCAACTGCGCCTCCTGCCACAACTTCACCGGGCGCGGCATCGCGATGTCCTCCGGCAAGTTCGCGCCGAACCTGCACGAGGCCACCGAGCAGGAGATCTACGAGGCGATGCTCACCGGCCCGCAGAATATGCCGAAATTCTCGGACCGGCAGCTGACGCCAGCGGAAAAAGAGGACATCATCGGCTACATCAAGTCGGTTTCCAATGGCAACAACAACCCGGGTGGTAACGACCTGGGCGGCTACGGGCCCGGGCCTGAGGGCGTCATCGCCTGGGTGGTCGGGATCGGCGCACTGATCGGCCTCACCCTGTGGATCGGAGCCAGGGCATGA
- the ctaC gene encoding aa3-type cytochrome oxidase subunit II, which translates to MGLKEGTRVPRLIKVAGLIGLVGVAATGCTTDEVLRFGWPEGVTPQAEAMRNLWTWSVIAALAVGVIVWGLIFWSVAFHRKKTEELPRQFQYNLPLELIYTAIPFVLVVVLFYFTAVTQNTVLATPANPDKTVNVVSFQWNWEFNYPEYKTPDGQVVRTVGSSSEIPLLVIPVGERVEYHVASTDVIHSFFVPEWHFKRDTFPDPEKNNQNSVFQNTVEREGSFVGRCAELCGTYHSMMNFEVRALSPDKFDRYMQLRTQVNPQTGQPYTAAEALSAMNCGELCTPHAVTGVPFNTQRTGGVPSGATGTTS; encoded by the coding sequence GTGGGCCTGAAGGAGGGGACCCGAGTGCCACGGCTGATCAAGGTCGCTGGTCTGATCGGCCTGGTTGGTGTCGCGGCCACGGGCTGCACGACCGACGAGGTCCTGCGGTTCGGCTGGCCAGAGGGCGTCACCCCGCAGGCCGAGGCGATGCGGAACCTGTGGACCTGGTCGGTCATCGCGGCACTCGCGGTGGGTGTGATCGTGTGGGGGCTGATCTTCTGGTCGGTCGCTTTCCACCGCAAGAAGACCGAGGAGTTGCCGCGGCAGTTCCAGTACAACTTGCCGCTGGAGCTGATCTACACGGCGATCCCGTTCGTGCTGGTGGTCGTGCTGTTCTACTTCACGGCGGTCACCCAGAACACCGTGCTGGCCACGCCGGCCAACCCGGACAAGACCGTGAACGTGGTCTCGTTCCAGTGGAACTGGGAGTTCAACTACCCCGAATACAAGACCCCGGACGGGCAGGTTGTCCGCACCGTCGGCAGCAGCAGCGAGATCCCGCTGCTGGTTATCCCGGTCGGCGAGCGCGTCGAGTACCACGTTGCCTCGACCGACGTGATCCACTCGTTCTTCGTGCCGGAGTGGCACTTCAAGCGGGACACCTTCCCGGACCCGGAGAAGAACAACCAGAACAGCGTCTTCCAGAACACTGTCGAGCGCGAAGGTTCCTTCGTCGGCCGGTGCGCCGAACTGTGCGGCACCTACCACTCGATGATGAACTTCGAGGTCCGGGCGTTGTCGCCGGACAAGTTCGACCGGTACATGCAGCTGCGGACGCAGGTCAACCCGCAGACCGGTCAGCCGTACACCGCCGCCGAGGCGCTGAGCGCCATGAACTGCGGCGAGCTCTGCACGCCGCACGCGGTGACCGGCGTTCCGTTCAACACCCAACGCACCGGCGGGGTCCCCTCCGGTGCGACCGGGACGACCAGCTAG
- a CDS encoding Lrp/AsnC family transcriptional regulator yields the protein MITAIVLIQTAADRLAEAAQEIADLDGVDEVYSCAGDVDLIALLRVARHEDLADIVPGRINKVEGVLGTDTHIAFRSYSRKDTEATFSIGLDEE from the coding sequence GTGATCACCGCGATTGTGCTGATCCAGACCGCCGCCGACCGCCTCGCCGAGGCGGCCCAGGAGATCGCCGACCTGGACGGCGTCGACGAGGTCTACTCCTGCGCCGGCGACGTCGACCTCATCGCGCTGCTGCGGGTAGCCCGCCACGAGGACCTGGCCGACATCGTGCCGGGCCGGATCAACAAGGTCGAGGGCGTCCTCGGCACGGACACCCACATCGCATTCCGCTCTTACTCCCGCAAGGACACCGAGGCCACCTTCTCGATCGGCCTCGACGAGGAGTAG
- a CDS encoding cytochrome c oxidase subunit 4: MKVESRIFNIITIFFFLSAVVYGVWSREPVGTVGLILVGGLSLIIGSYFSFVARRIEDRPEDNPDAEISDGAGEMGFFSPGSYWPVGLAASAAFAGIALAFFHVWMIVIAVGFVLIMVAGLVFEYHTGQGHH, encoded by the coding sequence ATGAAGGTCGAATCCAGGATCTTCAACATCATCACCATTTTCTTCTTCCTGTCCGCGGTCGTGTACGGGGTCTGGTCCCGGGAGCCGGTCGGCACCGTGGGGCTGATCCTGGTCGGCGGGCTGTCGCTGATCATCGGGAGCTACTTCTCGTTCGTGGCGCGTCGTATCGAGGACCGCCCCGAGGACAACCCGGACGCCGAGATCAGCGACGGCGCGGGCGAGATGGGCTTCTTCAGCCCGGGCAGCTACTGGCCGGTGGGCCTGGCGGCCTCCGCCGCTTTCGCCGGCATCGCGCTGGCGTTCTTCCACGTGTGGATGATCGTCATCGCCGTCGGCTTCGTGCTGATCATGGTCGCCGGGCTGGTGTTCGAGTACCACACCGGTCAGGGCCACCACTGA
- the trpD gene encoding anthranilate phosphoribosyltransferase, which translates to MAGNWAGLLGSLVAGEDLAAEETAWAMDLIMSGEATPTRVAAFVVALRAKGETPAEVRGMADAMLAHARPLEITQRAVDVVGTGGDRSGSVNISTMASIVLAASGVTVVKHGNRAASSKCGTADVLEELGVAIDLPPEGVRRCVEEVGIGFCFAPVFHPAMKYAAGPRREIGIPTAFNVLGPLTNPARPAAGLIGCADQRMAPVMAEVFAARGNSALLVRGDDGMDEITTTAGSTAWVVHDGTVREDRIDPREFGIAYSSAEDLQGGDATVNAKAVRDLLAGTKGPVRDAVLINAAGATAAYDGPGTDLSGQLSAGLERAATAIDSGAAADLLERWATRSTELRARLGA; encoded by the coding sequence ATGGCGGGAAACTGGGCGGGACTACTGGGCAGCCTGGTCGCGGGTGAGGACCTCGCCGCGGAGGAAACCGCCTGGGCGATGGATCTGATCATGTCCGGCGAGGCCACGCCGACGCGGGTCGCCGCGTTCGTGGTCGCCCTGCGCGCCAAGGGCGAGACCCCCGCCGAGGTCCGCGGCATGGCCGACGCGATGCTTGCGCACGCGCGACCGCTGGAGATCACCCAGCGCGCGGTGGACGTCGTCGGCACCGGCGGCGACCGCTCCGGCAGCGTGAACATCTCCACGATGGCCTCGATCGTGCTCGCCGCCTCCGGCGTCACGGTGGTCAAGCACGGCAACCGTGCGGCGTCGTCGAAGTGCGGCACCGCGGACGTGCTGGAGGAGCTCGGCGTCGCCATCGACCTCCCGCCCGAGGGTGTGCGGCGCTGCGTCGAGGAAGTCGGCATCGGGTTCTGCTTCGCGCCGGTGTTCCACCCCGCGATGAAGTACGCGGCGGGGCCGCGGCGCGAGATCGGCATTCCGACGGCGTTCAACGTGCTCGGCCCGCTGACCAACCCGGCGCGCCCGGCGGCCGGGCTGATCGGCTGCGCCGACCAACGGATGGCACCGGTGATGGCCGAGGTGTTCGCCGCCCGGGGCAATTCCGCGCTGCTGGTGCGCGGCGACGACGGCATGGACGAGATCACCACCACCGCGGGCAGCACGGCGTGGGTGGTGCACGACGGAACCGTCCGCGAAGACCGGATCGACCCCCGGGAGTTCGGCATCGCCTACAGCAGCGCCGAAGACCTGCAGGGCGGCGACGCGACGGTCAACGCGAAGGCGGTCCGCGATCTCCTGGCGGGCACGAAGGGGCCGGTGCGGGATGCCGTGCTGATCAACGCGGCCGGTGCGACGGCGGCCTATGACGGGCCCGGAACCGACCTGAGTGGCCAGCTCAGCGCCGGACTGGAGCGGGCGGCGACGGCGATTGACTCCGGTGCCGCGGCCGACCTCCTGGAACGGTGGGCGACCCGCTCAACGGAGCTGCGCGCCCGCCTCGGGGCGTGA
- a CDS encoding carbohydrate kinase family protein: MHFPGRFTEQLVADSLDQVSLSFLVDGLVVRRGGAAANIAFALGVLRQRPVLVGAVGDDFADYRSWLERNGVNCMGVHVSEVAHTARFVCTTDSEFNQIASFYPGAMAEARNIELAPVIGLTGADLVLISPNDPHAMLRHADECRQRGYRFASDPSQQLARLSGAETRRVVEGADYLFSNEYEWGLLLRKTGWTEADVRQRVGTRVTTLGAKGAEVVADGERLLVPPVPEREKVDPTGVGDGFRAGFLAAVQTGLSLERAAQLGSLLAVHVLEVTGTQEWTLDHGRAHKRFADAYGPDAAAEVAPLLD, from the coding sequence ATGCACTTCCCCGGCCGGTTCACCGAACAACTCGTTGCCGACAGCCTGGATCAGGTGTCGCTGAGCTTCCTAGTTGACGGGCTGGTGGTCCGGCGTGGCGGCGCCGCGGCCAACATCGCCTTCGCGCTGGGCGTGCTGCGGCAGCGGCCGGTGCTTGTCGGCGCCGTGGGCGACGACTTCGCCGACTACCGGTCTTGGCTGGAGCGCAACGGCGTGAACTGCATGGGCGTGCACGTCTCGGAGGTCGCGCACACGGCTCGTTTCGTGTGCACCACCGACTCGGAGTTCAACCAGATCGCCTCCTTCTACCCCGGGGCGATGGCCGAGGCCCGCAACATCGAGCTGGCCCCGGTGATCGGCTTGACCGGTGCCGATCTGGTGCTGATCAGCCCGAACGATCCGCACGCGATGCTGCGGCACGCCGACGAGTGCCGGCAGCGCGGCTACCGGTTCGCCAGCGACCCGTCGCAGCAGCTCGCCCGGCTCAGCGGAGCCGAGACCCGCCGGGTGGTCGAAGGCGCGGACTACCTGTTCAGCAACGAGTACGAGTGGGGTCTGCTGCTGCGGAAGACCGGCTGGACCGAAGCGGACGTGCGGCAGCGGGTCGGCACCCGCGTCACCACCCTCGGCGCGAAGGGGGCGGAGGTCGTCGCCGACGGCGAGCGGCTGCTGGTGCCGCCGGTTCCCGAGCGCGAGAAAGTCGATCCGACCGGCGTGGGCGACGGCTTCCGGGCCGGTTTCCTCGCTGCTGTCCAGACCGGGCTGTCCCTGGAACGCGCCGCGCAGCTGGGATCGCTGCTCGCGGTGCACGTCCTGGAAGTGACCGGGACGCAGGAGTGGACCCTCGACCACGGCCGCGCGCACAAGCGCTTCGCCGACGCCTACGGCCCCGACGCGGCGGCGGAGGTCGCCCCGCTGCTCGACTGA
- the qcrA gene encoding cytochrome bc1 complex Rieske iron-sulfur subunit: MSEQKKEYTEAELAEMSRDEKVRLGLALDDVELVEYRDHWPVKGTRAERRAERAVAVWFTLAGLSALAFIAVFVFWPWRYEPPSDERAHFIYSLYNPLIGFFFGLAILAVGIGVVQYQKKFIPHEVAIQQRHDGHGSDEVDRQTTAALLADAGNRSGITRRSMIRRTAGFGAGAFGIGAGVFAIGGLVRNPWATNGPESLAHTEWMSENGEKTYLRRNTGNPHEISLLRPEDIDAGGFETVFPFRESMRANEEELGASMRKGDAPVMLIRLRPGSKPVKRKGQEDFNYGDYYAYSKICTHVGCPTSLFEQQTGRLLCPCHQSQFDVVHTYAKPVFGPATRALPQLPIAVDEDGYFVARGDFIEPVGPAYWERNS; encoded by the coding sequence ATGAGTGAGCAGAAGAAGGAATACACCGAGGCCGAGCTGGCCGAGATGAGCCGGGACGAGAAGGTCCGGCTGGGCCTAGCGCTCGATGATGTCGAACTCGTCGAGTACCGGGACCACTGGCCCGTCAAGGGAACCCGGGCGGAGCGCCGGGCGGAACGGGCGGTCGCGGTCTGGTTCACCCTCGCCGGGCTCTCGGCGCTGGCTTTCATCGCGGTCTTCGTGTTCTGGCCGTGGCGCTACGAGCCGCCGTCGGACGAACGCGCGCACTTCATTTATTCGCTGTACAACCCGCTGATCGGCTTCTTCTTCGGCCTGGCGATCCTGGCCGTGGGCATCGGGGTGGTGCAGTACCAGAAGAAGTTCATCCCGCACGAGGTCGCGATCCAGCAGCGGCACGACGGTCACGGTTCCGACGAGGTGGACCGGCAGACCACCGCCGCGCTGCTCGCCGACGCGGGCAACCGCAGCGGCATCACCCGCCGGTCGATGATCCGGCGCACCGCCGGTTTCGGTGCCGGTGCGTTCGGCATCGGCGCGGGCGTGTTCGCGATCGGCGGCCTGGTCCGCAACCCGTGGGCCACCAACGGGCCGGAGTCCCTGGCCCACACCGAGTGGATGTCGGAGAACGGCGAGAAGACGTACCTGCGCCGCAACACCGGCAACCCGCACGAGATCTCGCTGCTGCGGCCGGAGGACATCGACGCGGGCGGCTTCGAGACCGTCTTCCCGTTCCGGGAGTCGATGCGGGCCAACGAGGAAGAGCTCGGGGCCTCGATGCGCAAGGGCGACGCGCCGGTCATGCTGATCCGGCTGCGCCCCGGCAGCAAGCCGGTCAAGCGCAAGGGGCAGGAGGACTTCAACTACGGCGACTACTACGCCTACTCGAAGATCTGCACCCACGTCGGCTGCCCGACCTCGCTGTTCGAGCAGCAGACCGGGCGCCTGCTCTGCCCCTGCCACCAGTCGCAGTTCGACGTGGTCCACACCTACGCCAAACCGGTGTTCGGTCCGGCCACCCGGGCGTTGCCCCAGCTTCCGATCGCGGTGGACGAGGACGGCTATTTCGTGGCCAGGGGCGACTTCATCGAACCGGTCGGCCCGGCGTACTGGGAGCGTAATTCATGA
- the mmuM gene encoding homocysteine S-methyltransferase, with protein sequence MNAFRLSGPPMILDGGLATELEAQGHDLSDALWSARLLADAPEEIVAAHAAFFRAGAAIATTASYQASFEGFAERGIERTEAAKLMRRSVELARLAGEVEPGRHRWVAASIGPYGAVLADGSEYRGRYGLTKRELHDFHRPRLEVLAEACPDVFALETIPDIDEAEALVEAVADLDIPAWLSFTISGEQTRAGQPLANAFEAAAGSDAVIAVGVNCSAPDDVLSAIETARAATEKPIVVYPNSGEGWDAQRRAWTGRSRVSVEQARSWRAAGAQVIGGCCRVRPEDIAAVADALTDPAA encoded by the coding sequence ATGAACGCGTTCCGCCTCAGCGGCCCACCGATGATCCTGGACGGGGGCCTGGCCACCGAACTGGAGGCACAGGGCCACGACCTCTCCGACGCGTTGTGGTCGGCGCGCCTGCTGGCGGACGCACCGGAGGAGATCGTCGCAGCGCATGCTGCGTTTTTCCGGGCTGGCGCGGCGATCGCGACGACCGCGAGCTACCAGGCGAGCTTCGAGGGTTTCGCCGAGCGCGGCATCGAACGCACCGAGGCCGCGAAGCTGATGCGGCGGAGCGTGGAACTGGCCCGGTTGGCTGGTGAGGTCGAGCCGGGACGGCACCGCTGGGTGGCCGCGTCGATCGGCCCGTACGGCGCGGTGCTCGCGGACGGCTCGGAGTACCGGGGCCGCTACGGGCTGACGAAGCGCGAACTGCACGACTTCCACCGGCCTCGCTTAGAGGTGCTGGCGGAGGCGTGTCCGGACGTCTTCGCCCTGGAGACGATCCCGGATATCGACGAGGCGGAAGCGCTGGTGGAAGCGGTCGCCGACCTAGACATCCCGGCCTGGCTGTCGTTCACGATCAGCGGCGAGCAGACCCGGGCCGGCCAGCCGCTGGCGAACGCCTTCGAGGCGGCGGCGGGCAGCGACGCGGTCATCGCGGTGGGCGTCAACTGCTCGGCGCCCGACGATGTGCTGTCCGCCATTGAAACCGCCCGCGCCGCAACGGAAAAGCCAATCGTGGTCTACCCCAATAGCGGAGAGGGCTGGGACGCGCAGCGCCGCGCATGGACGGGCCGCTCCCGGGTGTCGGTCGAGCAGGCCCGGAGTTGGCGCGCGGCGGGCGCGCAGGTGATCGGCGGTTGCTGCCGGGTGCGCCCGGAGGACATCGCGGCGGTGGCGGACGCATTGACCGATCCGGCTGCCTGA
- the asnB gene encoding asparagine synthase (glutamine-hydrolyzing), giving the protein MCGLLGLICPTEENAGFAVNAVANALPCQRHRGPDESDTWHGGEVVFGFNRLSIIDLEHSHQPLTWGPPETPQRYTINFNGEIYNYLELRAELIERFGARFTTDGDTEVIVAAYHYLGTSVVGRLRGMFAFLIWDHERKVVFGARDPFGIKPLFYAAGPGGVAFASEKKSLLSLANTLRISEELDHKALQHYLVLQYVPEPESLHRQIRRIESGTSFTVSPGGELVTERYFQPNFSSRPVNTDADARRLHDEIVDVMRDSVAKHMRADVTVGSFLSGGIDSTAIAALAKEHNPNLITFTTGFERQGYSEVDVAAESAAAIGVKHVVRTVSAEEMMETLPLIVWYLDDPVADPALVPLWFIAREARQHVKVVLSGEGADELFGGYTIYREPLSLAPFEKVPGALRKAMGRVSTAIPEGVRGKDLLRRGALSLEERYYGNARIFRDDQLRSVMRGFDPGVSHKDVTADPYRQSASWDPVTRMQHVDLFTWLRGDILVKADKVTMANSLELRVPFLDAEVFRVASTIPLEQKITRETTKYALRQALYQVVPAHVLNRRKLGFPVPIKHWLRDEMHDWARNIIQQSQTDHLLNRTAVLQLLEEHRSGVLDHSRRLWALLVFMLWHGIFIEGRLSPEVPEPHYPVRL; this is encoded by the coding sequence GTGTGCGGTCTGCTTGGACTCATCTGTCCCACCGAAGAGAACGCTGGCTTCGCCGTGAACGCGGTGGCCAATGCGCTGCCGTGTCAACGACACCGGGGCCCGGACGAAAGTGATACCTGGCACGGTGGTGAGGTGGTCTTCGGCTTCAACCGGCTGTCGATCATCGACCTGGAGCATTCGCACCAGCCGTTGACCTGGGGCCCGCCGGAGACCCCGCAGCGCTACACCATCAACTTCAACGGTGAGATCTACAACTACCTCGAACTGCGCGCCGAGCTGATCGAGCGGTTCGGGGCCCGGTTCACCACCGACGGTGACACCGAGGTCATCGTGGCCGCCTACCACTACCTGGGCACCTCGGTGGTCGGGCGGCTGCGCGGCATGTTCGCGTTCCTGATCTGGGACCACGAACGCAAGGTGGTCTTCGGGGCGCGCGACCCGTTCGGCATCAAGCCGCTGTTCTACGCGGCCGGGCCGGGCGGGGTGGCCTTCGCCAGCGAGAAGAAGAGCCTGCTGAGCCTGGCCAACACGCTGCGGATCTCCGAGGAGCTGGACCACAAGGCGCTGCAGCACTACCTGGTGCTGCAGTACGTGCCGGAGCCGGAATCGCTGCACCGGCAGATCCGCCGCATCGAGTCGGGCACCTCGTTCACGGTGTCCCCCGGCGGTGAGCTGGTCACCGAGCGGTACTTCCAGCCGAACTTCAGCTCCAGGCCGGTCAACACCGACGCCGACGCGCGCCGGCTGCACGACGAGATCGTCGATGTGATGCGCGACTCGGTCGCCAAGCACATGCGCGCCGACGTCACGGTCGGCTCGTTTCTGTCCGGCGGCATCGACTCCACGGCGATCGCGGCGCTGGCCAAGGAGCACAACCCGAACCTGATCACCTTCACCACCGGTTTCGAGCGGCAGGGCTACTCGGAGGTGGACGTGGCCGCCGAGTCGGCCGCGGCGATCGGGGTCAAGCACGTGGTTCGCACCGTCTCCGCCGAGGAGATGATGGAGACCCTGCCGCTGATCGTCTGGTACCTGGACGACCCGGTGGCCGACCCGGCGCTGGTGCCGCTGTGGTTCATCGCCCGCGAGGCCCGCCAGCACGTCAAGGTGGTGCTTTCCGGTGAGGGCGCCGACGAACTGTTCGGCGGCTACACGATCTATCGCGAGCCGCTATCGCTGGCGCCGTTCGAGAAGGTGCCGGGTGCGCTGCGCAAAGCGATGGGCCGGGTGTCCACCGCGATCCCGGAGGGCGTGCGCGGCAAGGACCTGCTGCGCCGTGGCGCGCTCAGCCTGGAGGAGCGCTACTACGGCAACGCGCGTATCTTCCGCGACGACCAACTGCGCAGCGTGATGCGCGGGTTCGACCCCGGGGTTTCGCACAAGGACGTCACGGCCGACCCGTACCGGCAGTCGGCGAGCTGGGACCCGGTGACCCGGATGCAGCACGTGGACCTGTTCACCTGGCTACGCGGCGACATCCTGGTCAAGGCGGACAAGGTGACGATGGCCAATTCCCTGGAACTGCGGGTGCCGTTCCTGGACGCGGAGGTGTTCCGGGTCGCCAGCACCATCCCGCTGGAGCAGAAGATCACCCGGGAGACCACGAAGTACGCGCTGCGGCAGGCGCTTTACCAGGTGGTGCCCGCGCACGTGCTCAACCGGCGCAAGCTCGGGTTTCCGGTGCCGATCAAGCACTGGTTGCGCGACGAGATGCACGACTGGGCGCGCAACATCATCCAGCAGTCGCAGACCGATCACCTGCTCAACCGCACGGCGGTGCTGCAGTTGCTGGAGGAGCACCGCTCCGGCGTGCTCGACCACAGCCGCCGCCTATGGGCGTTGCTGGTGTTCATGCTCTGGCACGGGATCTTCATCGAGGGTCGCCTGTCGCCCGAGGTCCCGGAACCCCACTACCCGGTCCGGCTCTGA
- the ctaE gene encoding aa3-type cytochrome oxidase subunit III, producing the protein MRRVTTAAPSISQRVHSLNRPNMVSVGTIVWLASELMFFAGLFAMFFTVKAQNEGEWPPPPTHLNLPYALPFTIVLVASSFTCQWGVFAAERGDVFGLRRWYVITLIMGAIFVGGQAGEYYQLITEHATTIASSAYGTVFYMTTGFHGMHVIGGLIAFIFLIIRTKLSKFTPAQAIAAIVVSYYWHFVDIVWIGLFAVIYLVP; encoded by the coding sequence ATGCGTCGCGTGACAACGGCAGCGCCCTCAATCAGTCAACGCGTGCATTCGCTGAACCGGCCGAACATGGTCAGCGTAGGCACCATCGTTTGGTTGGCCAGCGAGCTGATGTTCTTCGCTGGGCTCTTCGCCATGTTCTTCACGGTGAAGGCGCAGAACGAGGGCGAGTGGCCACCACCGCCCACGCACCTGAACCTCCCGTACGCCCTCCCGTTCACGATCGTCCTCGTGGCGTCGTCGTTCACCTGTCAGTGGGGCGTGTTCGCGGCGGAGCGGGGTGACGTCTTCGGCCTCCGCCGGTGGTACGTGATCACGCTGATCATGGGCGCGATCTTCGTGGGCGGGCAGGCCGGTGAGTACTACCAGTTGATCACCGAGCACGCGACCACGATCGCGTCGTCGGCCTACGGGACGGTCTTCTACATGACCACCGGCTTCCACGGGATGCACGTCATCGGCGGGCTGATCGCCTTCATCTTCCTGATCATCCGGACGAAGCTCAGCAAGTTCACGCCCGCCCAGGCCATCGCTGCCATCGTGGTGTCGTACTACTGGCACTTCGTGGACATCGTGTGGATCGGCTTGTTCGCCGTGATCTACCTCGTCCCATGA